ATTGTTCGCGGTACTGCGCTGCTGGCCGGTGGGCCGGATTTGCATCTGGTCAGGGATCAGCCCGGCTTTGAATTCATAGGCAATGGATTTCTCTTCGGCATTCCGTTCGCAATCTGGATTTTTGCTGCGGTCAGCCTGTTGATGATCTTCATTCAGAAGAAAACGACTTTCGGTCTGCAGGTTGCTTCAATTGGCGATAATGAAAGAGCGGCTTATCTCTCCGGGCGCCGCGTGAAACTGGTCAAGATGATGACTTACGTCATTTGTGGCATGGGAGCGGCGCTGGCAGGTATCATTCAAAGCTCTCAGGTCCACACAGCGGCAGCGACCTACGGCGAGTTCGGGACTGAACTTGATGTTATTGCTGCGGTTGTTTTGGGTGGTGCGAGCCTGTTGGGCGGCAAGGGATCCGTCGCACGGACTATCCTTGGTGTGCTGTTCCTTGCAGTGCTCAATAACGGGTTCAATATTCTCAATGTGCCGATCGATTATCAGCTCATTATCAAGGGGGGTATCATCGTTGTTGCCTTGTCCCTGACAGAATGGGCCAATACCAAGGTGGCTTGAATGGCCGGTCAGGTAACGTGAAAATGATTGCAGATCAAAGAGCGGGTATGCCCGCTCTTTTCGTGCATCTGAAGGTGTTTGGTTGTTGTGCTCTGAACTCTGGTTTAAGGTATTGTGATGATGGATAAATCTTCAATTCCGACAACTTTCTCGACAGAACAGGTGATCAATATTACCCGCGCCATAGCAGGGCGTGTTGGCTATCAGGCCGTGATTGATGCCATGAGCGAGGAGATACAGGGCATTCTGCCTCACAATCACTTCGATGTGGTCATTCTGGATGAATCCAAGGAAAATCTGGTTGCCTATGAAACCGGTATTCAAACGGATTGGGGCGGGGTGAACCGGAAGAATGTTTCCACCAGCCCGATACGGGACATCCTGCTGGGCAAAGTGGATTATCTTATCACGCCCAACGCCATGGAAGATTCGCGCTTTAATAATCCAAGCATGTTCAATGAGCCGATCTTTGAGCATAAATTGCGCTCACGTCTTCATGTTCAGGTCAGGGTGGCCGGTGAATTGATCGGGGCCTTGTCAATCTCTTCGACGCGGCCGGATATCTATTCTCTGGAGCATATTGAAAATGCAAAGCTTCTTAGCGATTTGATCGGGCCCTATTTCTTTGCTCTCTGGCAGTCGGAATTGGTTCGGGTGGCCGAGATCGAGCGCGTGAAAGAGGCGGCACGCTTGGAAGGGCTTCGATCCAGAGCCCGCTATGTTACCGATGAGTTGGAAAGGGCGCGAGCACAGATCGGGATGGATCTTCACGATCAGCCGCTGGCGGATCTTTCGCGTACCCTACGCTGGCTGGGGTCGGTTGATGAGCTCGACCGGGATGATCTGGATGATCTCAAGGAAGAATTGGGACATTGTTTGCTGGGATTGCGGCACATTGTTGATGATGCCAAGCCGACGGTTCTGGAGATGTTCGGTTTGATCGAGGCTGTCGAGGCAC
This window of the uncultured Cohaesibacter sp. genome carries:
- a CDS encoding ABC transporter permease, with amino-acid sequence MLNIIAFLRNEIPTYAMPVALLIIIALFGVMAPVFLTASNFTAIVYQMSITGIMAVGMTFVIMTGGIDLSVGPVLATSGLVVFFLLHIAHFPLIPAVLIGILSGAVTGAISGFVVAMFQLPAMIVTLGMLSIVRGTALLAGGPDLHLVRDQPGFEFIGNGFLFGIPFAIWIFAAVSLLMIFIQKKTTFGLQVASIGDNERAAYLSGRRVKLVKMMTYVICGMGAALAGIIQSSQVHTAAATYGEFGTELDVIAAVVLGGASLLGGKGSVARTILGVLFLAVLNNGFNILNVPIDYQLIIKGGIIVVALSLTEWANTKVA
- a CDS encoding ATP-binding protein, giving the protein MMDKSSIPTTFSTEQVINITRAIAGRVGYQAVIDAMSEEIQGILPHNHFDVVILDESKENLVAYETGIQTDWGGVNRKNVSTSPIRDILLGKVDYLITPNAMEDSRFNNPSMFNEPIFEHKLRSRLHVQVRVAGELIGALSISSTRPDIYSLEHIENAKLLSDLIGPYFFALWQSELVRVAEIERVKEAARLEGLRSRARYVTDELERARAQIGMDLHDQPLADLSRTLRWLGSVDELDRDDLDDLKEELGHCLLGLRHIVDDAKPTVLEMFGLIEAVEAQLDRQIKTARQDISVEIIDHSDGTIDELPLSLRLVFYRILQEAGNNAIRHAGCSHLVVTFTSEEDRLIISFRDNGVGYRKEDFQSRGGMLNMQSRASLVGAKVRFSNPGQPAELTISYVQEKGPGEPNVQ